The following proteins come from a genomic window of Trifolium pratense cultivar HEN17-A07 linkage group LG4, ARS_RC_1.1, whole genome shotgun sequence:
- the LOC123921176 gene encoding repetitive proline-rich cell wall protein 2: MASSIFLVLLLFALFAIPQGLANYEKPPEYNPPVEKPPVYQPPIETPPVYKPPIEKPPIYQPPVYKPPVEKPPIYQPPVYKPPVEHPPIYKPPIEKPPIYKPPIEKPPTYKPPVENPPVYKPPVEKPPVYKPPVENPPIYKPPLEKPPIYKPPFETPPIYKPPFEEPPVHKPPFEEPPIYKPPFEKPPIYKPPFEVPPIYKPPYEKPPVYKPPFEEPPIYKPPFEEPPIYKPPFEKPPVYNPPIEKPPIYKPPIEKPPTYKPPVEKPPAYKPPVEKPPIEKPPLYKPPVQQPPVYKPPVYKPPVEKPPIYKPPVEQPPAYKPPTEKPPVYKPPVEKPPIYKPPVEQPPAYKPPTYKPPAEKPPVYKPPVEKPPLYKPPVEKPPVYKPPTEKPPFYKPPVETPPVYKPPVEKPPVYKPPVEKPPVYKPPIENPPIYKPPFEKPPIYKPPFEKPPVYKPPVEEPPFYKPPFENPPIYKPPYEKPPLYKPPFEKPPLYKPPFEEPPHHPKYPPADDATHF, translated from the coding sequence ATGGCTTCCTCAATCTTTCTAGTGTTGCTCCTTTTTGCTCTCTTTGCAATACCTCAAGGGCTTGCCAACTATGAGAAACCTCCTGAGTATAATCCACCAGTTGAGAAACCTCCGGTTTATCAGCCACCGATAGAGACACCGCCAGTGTACAAGCCACCAATTGAGAAGCCTCCAATTTACCAACCACCTGTGTATAAGCCACCAGTTGAAAAACCCCCAATTTATCAGCCACCTGTATATAAGCCACCAGTTGAGCACCCTCCGATTTACAAGCCACCAATAGAAAAACCACCTATCTACAAACCACCAATTGAGAAACCTCCGACTTACAAACCACCTGTAGAAAATCCACCTGTGTACAAGCCACCTGTAGAGAAGCCACCTGTGTACAAGCCTCCCGTTGAGAACCCTCCAATTTACAAGCCACCGTTGGAGAAGCCACCGATTTACAAACCTCCATTTGAGACACCACCAATTTATAAGCCACCATTCGAGGAGCCACCAGTTCATAAACCTCCATTTGAGGAGCCACCAATTTACAAGCCTCCGTTTGAGAAACCACCAATTTATAAGCCGCCATTTGAGGTGCCACCAATTTACAAGCCTCCGTATGAGAAACCACCTGTTTACAAACCTCCGTTCGAGGAGCCACCAATTTATAAGCCGCCATTTGAGGAACCACCGATTTACAAGCCTCCATTCGAGAAGCCACCAGTTTACAATCCACCAATAGAAAAACCACCTATTTACAAACCTCCAATTGAAAAGCCTCCGACTTATAAACCACCGGTAGAGAAACCACCAGCATACAAGCCACCAGTAGAAAAGCCACCAATTGAGAAACCACCTTTGTATAAGCCACCTGTTCAACAACCCCCTGTTTATAAACCACCAGTGTACAAGCCACCAGTAGAAAAACCACCAATTTACAAGCCACCAGTTGAGCAACCTCCTGCATACAAACCACCAACAGAGAAACCACCTGTGTATAAGCCACCAGTAGAAAAACCACCAATTTACAAGCCACCAGTTGAACAACCACCTGCATACAAACCACCTACTTACAAGCCACCAGCAGAGAAACCACCTGTGTATAAGCCACCAGTAGAAAAACCACCATTGTATAAGCCACCGGTTGAGAAACCACCAGTTTACAAGCCACCAACAGAAAAACCACCATTCTACAAGCCACCAGTTGAGACACCCCCAGTTTACAAGCCACCTGTAGAAAAACCACCAGTATACAAGCCACCTGTAGAGAAGCCGCCAGTGTACAAACCCCCAATTGAGAATCCACCGATTTACAAGCCTCCTTTCGAGAAGCCGCCGATTTACAAGCCTCCATTTGAGAAACCACCTGTTTATAAGCCTCCCGTTGAGGAGCCACCATTTTACAAACCTCCGTTCGAAAATCCGCCCATTTACAAGCCTCCATACGAGAAACCACCACTTTACAAACCTCCATTTGAGAAACCACCACTTTACAAACCTCCATTCGAGGAGCCTCCTCACCACCCAAAGTACCCTCCGGCTGATGATGCTACTCATTTTTAG
- the LOC123922090 gene encoding repetitive proline-rich cell wall protein 2-like — MASFSFLVFLLVTLTVISKGLANFSRTRIIPNHPFYYRPPPTEKPPLYGPSIGKTPGYISIVPQPSPINRTPIYRTPVEKPPAYKPPAEKPPIHYRQRVGKQPPYNPPIESPLIYKPYPPPTYKP; from the coding sequence ATGGCTTCCTTTAGCTTCCTAGTGTTTCTTCTTGTTACTCTAACCGTCATCTCTAAAGGGCTTGCAAACTTTAGTCGAACTCGAATTATCCCCAATCACCCTTTTTATTATAGACCACCACCAACCGAGAAGCCCCCGTTATACGGACCATCAATTGGGAAGACCCCAGGATACATATCAATAGTACCGCAACCATCACCTATTAACAGGACACCAATTTATAGAACACCGGTAGAGAAGCCACCTGCATACAAGCCACCAGCTGAAAAACCTCCAATTCATTATAGGCAACGGGTAGGAAAACAACCTCCGTACAATCCTCCAATTGAGAGCCCTCTTATTTATAAGCCATACCCGCCACCAACTTATAAGCCATAA
- the LOC123922091 gene encoding repetitive proline-rich cell wall protein 2-like, with product MASFSFLVFLIVTLSAISQGLANSSQYRNNPNNPSYRYPYTPKRPYSGYPYAPRRPYYGPPPPVYKAPIERPPANLYPIGRTPSPNTRAPIYTPPLETPPVYKPPIEKPVNQYRPRVGKPPVYNPPIESPPI from the coding sequence ATGGCTTCCTTTAGCTTCCTAGTGTTTCTCATTGTTACTCTAAGTGCCATCTCTCAAGGGCTTGCAAACTCTAGTCAATATCGAAATAACCCCAATAACCCTTCTTATAGATATCCCTATACACCAAAACGGCCCTATTCTGGATATCCCTATGCTCCAAGACGACCTTACTATGGACCACCGCCTCCGGTATACAAGGCACCAATTGAGAGGCCCCCGGCAAACTTGTACCCAATAGGGAGGACACCATCACCTAATACCAGGGCACCTATTTATACGCCACCATTGGAGACGCCACCTGTCTACAAGCCACCAATTGAAAAACCTGTAAATCAATATAGGCCGCGGGTAGGGAAACCACCTGTGTACAATCCTCCAATTGAGAGTCCTCCAATTTAA
- the LOC123921772 gene encoding repetitive proline-rich cell wall protein-like, with the protein MASFSFLVFLLVALIVIPHGLSQYGYGPIPPQYSGPGHPPYRLPTEKLPAGYSPSQEKPSVYKSPVYKPPVEKRKSSPTSRGPVDKPPVEKPSVYKPSAEKPTYTP; encoded by the coding sequence ATGGCTTCCTTTAGCTTCTTAGTGTTTCTCCTTGTTGCTCTAATTGTTATTCCTCATGGGCTTTCACAGTATGGGTATGGGCCAATTCCCCCTCAGTATTCCGGCCCTGGTCATCCACCCTATAGACTACCAACTGAGAAGTTACCGGCCGGATACTCGCCTTCACAGGAGAAGCCATCGGTGTACAAATCACCGGTGTACAAACCACCAGTAGAGAAACGGAAATCATCACCTACCTCTAGGGGACCAGTTGACAAACCACCGGTTGAGAAGCCGTCTGTCTACAAGCCATCAGCTGAGAAACCAACTTATACGCCATAA